ttaaagaaacaaaacaaccccAAACACATAGTTGCCCTCCTCAATCCAGAACCGAAGCCAAGCAAGCCCTACAGCCAGTGTATTTCCTTTGCAAGTCACCTTGAAAAGGGAGGAAACAAAGAAGTTTCTGTCCTCCACAGCTCCAAAGACCTTTCCCAGGGTAACTGACACATGGGTGTCTGCAGACAGGCTGTGGGTCAGCCCAAGAGAAAagggagctgccccaccccagggcggCTTACTAGGCTGTTAACCTGGGAACCCCAGAGGCCTTGCCTGCACTGAGGAAGCACACACAACCCCCAGGGGCCTAGGCGATACCATGGAATGGTGCCAAAGCCAGTGGGAATCACTAGCGCAGATGTGATCCCGCCCCCAGCAGTGCCTTGAGCCACCTTTACAGTGGCCACTCCAGGAGCCACCAGAGCCGGCCCTCGGTGGGAGTTGTTCTGTGTGTTTCTCTTGCACAGGGGGCTGCTGAAACGCCAGTGGGGAGAGCCGCTCAGTCTCCAGCTGACTCCCTGGGCTGCACAAACCTCCatgtcccagcctccccccagaTAAGCCTTGGGCTAGGCAGAGCCAACCACTGCAGAAATGGCCACTCCTGTGAtttggagaggggagggaatTTGTTGGACTCctcaaaaagattaaataagCATCGGTGCCCTGGGGGCAGGAAAGGCTTGGGCACAGTGGGGCAGCCAGCTGGATTTCCCAGGGCTTCCCTCCAGCATCTAGCAGTGAAAACTGTTCCTGTTTCATACGCTAATAAACCCTGCTAACGACTGACTGTCATCTGGTGTTAAGAGAGGAAGGAGGAGCCTGGGAGAACTAGGGATACCGAAATCCTGCTAATTTTGGCTCAGAGCCTAGCGAAGCGTCTGGTGCTCGTGTGTTTGCATTGCATCAGGACTCGCTTCCCGACACTTCGGGCGCGAGGTTCATCCAGGGAAAGGAATTCACCTTATCAGGCCGGCCTGCGGAAACAGGCCTGAGCAGCCACTGACAGCTCCCCCATtacccctcactccccacccctcacagaGGAGATTTAGATGAGGCTTTTGGTCTCTTTAACAGAAAGAAATCTTGTCAGAGCATCGTCTGACTCATGTACTGGCCAGGACCGAGCTCCGTTCTCCAGCCGGCACAGATCGGGCCAATCTCCATCGCTTTTTTGAGGCAGGAACTttgtgttctgtttgtacagtgcctagtccATAACTGGGGCTCCCAGGCTCTGCTTCAATACACATACGTAACTGCTCGGTATGGAACGCTCCCCCGCCGtaatctcaaagtgttttaccaACCTGGGAATCTGAGGCAGAGCTGCACAGTGGggaagtggcagagttgggaatagattCTCCACTTGGTGCCCTGACCCTTGGACCATGCTCTCACCCTAGATGGTGCAGATCTGCCACCAGTTCTGCTAATGGAAATGGGGTTTGGTGACAGATGCTACAGAGAGGGCAGGCTGCCTTGGGCTAGAGGGCCCTTCGCCACTAGCTGGCCTGTCCATGTTCCCTCCAGCTCACAAGGGACCCACCGCCCTTCCCAcctgctggctgtgcagagcCACTGCTCGGTGGCAGCTAAGTTTGGTCACAATTCCGCCTCAGGAGCCACATCAGGGAAGCCACCCACACAGTTGGTGCGAGCGGCATCTCTTGGGGCAAACTGCCAAGCAGTGACTGGCCCTGCAGACGTAGCACCCTGCTCAGCCAGAGAGGGGGTCCCTTGCATGGGCAGAATCTGCTGCTGGGGAAGCTGCAGCGGCCCGGTGAGTGCTCTCCCCGCCCCGGAGATAGAGAGGGTTCCCGTGTCCAGGGTGTGCTGGCCGGTGCTTTTTGCCAGCGTTAAATTGGTGCACCCAATTTGAACATAAATGGAAAGCTGCAGCAGTCTGTTAAAATCAGAGACTCACTGTAgctcctgtggggctggggctcgaGGAATTAAAGAAAAGGGATAAAGAACCCTGACAGCTGGAGTTCTCCAAGAGCTTAATTTTTTCCTCCTAATTACACTGTGAGAGCCAATTTTTTGCACAATAGTGAAAACTCAATGCACGCCCCACCCAGCCATCACCACTGCTCTCCCCACGATAACCAGACTCCTGCAAATCATGGGAAGCTGTAATTCCTCCTAAGGACACTGGCCCCCTCCTCAAAGCTGGAGTGGTAACTCGGTGTTTCCACTTCTCGGTGCTGTAGGGAGACGCTGACGTGTTGGTCTGTGCCTACAGCCTTAGCATCCCTCACAAGCCGGATGCAGCTAACGCTGTacaaaagattttatttttgtacAAAAAGCATCTTCCTTCATCtattttacaaaacaaaaggACACAGATCTGTGTTAGAAAAGAGCTTTCCCAGAAGAAATGGGAAATAACCATGTATAAATATTCTCTAAAAATTCTTAAAGCTTTAATTCCCGGGTGGTTTTTTCCTTCAACGCACTGGGAGAGTAAGTCCGAGAGTCCCTGCAcctctggctgtgtgtgttgggtttttttccttcctttcctgCTTTTCAGGTAGAACTACTGAGGAGTCTGTTATCCTGGGCAGCACTTAGCTAAAGGAGCTTTTGTTACCAGCACACTGAGGCCTCTTAACTAAGTCACACATCTTTCTGTGTAGCGGTGGCTAAAAACCTTCTCTCTGGACACACAGCAGGGCAGCCAGGGAAATGCAGGCACTTAGTCATGTGCTGAGCAGATAAATTACAGTGTCTACTTCCTAAGTGTATAAGCCTCTAGGAAAATTGCACATTATGTGGGGTTTTGTCTTAATTTAAGTTAACCCTCAATGTCCCTTGTCCCATGTGGAACGTTCCCTGGGTAGTAACAACGGTCAGCCCGTATCCCGTCCATCCAGGCTCTGGGACTTGTGAATGGAGACTCTCTCACGGTCTCTCTTTTGCTCTAGAAATAAGACGGCTTGACCGCTGGGCTGTTGTTGTTACTGGGGTAGCGTTGGTGCATCAGAGGGACGTCGCATTCTAAGCCGTTCAGCACCGCCACGTTCTCTGGCAGCTTTTGACTGTGGGTCGCTAAGTCTCTGTTTTCCAGACATGTTTTCACCCCTTCCAGCTCCAGGGGGCTGGAGTCCACCCCAACATCAGCATGCGCCTTAGCCCGTCGGTGCCGGAGATAGTACGTGACTGCTGTCACAGCAataaccagcagcagcacagcagcgaGCGCTGGCACGATCATGAGCGTCAGGTTGCTGTCTTTGCTCTGGGTGACGGGCAGGTGCTGCTGGTGAGTCCCCTGCACAGCAGTGTGGGCCTCGATGCAGAACTCCCCTTCGGAGGGCTTCTCCCCCAGCGGCCCAGTGCAGAGGTGGTAGGTGGAGTTCGGTCTCAGCGCGCGTACGGTGTATTCGGAGAGCGACGTCGGCAGGCTGAGCGTGACCGGCCGCTTGTCGGGCCCGGACAGGTTGCGGTAGGTCAGGCGGATGCCCTTCAGCTGATCTTTGGCCTGTTGATAGTTTTTTAAGTCCACCGTCAGTGAGGTGCTGCTGACCTGCTTAATGCTGATTTGCTTGCTCTGCGTGGGCGCCTGGGTGATGGGGGGCAGGGTTGTTCTCCGGATCTCGGCCTCGCAGTACAAGCCCGAGAAGCCGTTGGGGCACTGGCACTCCAGGTGGTTGTGCGCGTCTAGCTGGCAGGTGCCCCCATTTAAGCACGTCCGGGGAGGGCAAATCTGCATCTCGGGGCTAGTCGGCCCCTGCGCAGCCGTGTGTGGTGCGCGCGTAGAGCTGTCCTGCCGGGGTGCGGACTCATGAGTGGGAGCAGCGAGGCTGGGCTCCAGCGCAGAGTGCCCGCTGCTGGTGAGGAGCacggctggctgcagggaggtggttctcagggtgggagtgggggttggggtggcagGACAGCCGAAGTCTGCATATTCCAGGTGCTGGAGGAGCTTAGCAGCGTTCTTGGGAGGGAAGTGGCACCTTGTCTCCTCGGACCTCCTGAGCGTGACATGGCTGGTGTGTAACCAGCGCCCAAACCAGCTCAGCTGGCAGAGGCAATTGAATGGATTCTCGGCCGCGGTGATGGCCCGGAGCCTGGGGAAGAGGCTGAAGAAGTCCTGGGGGATGGTGTTGAGGTTGAGGTTGCTGATGTCCAGCTCTTGGAGGTTGGGCAGCTCCCCGAAATTCTCCGCCTGCAGCTGAGCGATTTGGGTGTTCCCAGCCAGGCTGAGCCTGGTGAGGCCCCGGAGCCGCCGGAGCACCTCCGGGACTCTGCCCAGCGAGTTGTCCGAGATGTCCAGCTCGTGGAGGTTGTTCAAGTTCTGAAAAAGCTCCTCATCCAagctgctcagccccagccctgcgatCTTGAGAGACTCTATGTTCACCGTGTGAAAGGCACCAGCTTCGATGGTGGCAATGCCGTTGTGGCTTATgtccagcagcaggagcttgggAAGGTTCAGCGGAGGAACTGAATGCAGCTGATTGTTCTGGAGCTTCAGCTCCAGCAGGTTCTCCAGCGTGTCCAAGGCAGCTGGGTGGATGTGCTGGATTCGGTTCCGGTCCAGGTAGAGGCGCTCCAGCAGGCGCAGCCCGTGGAAGGTTTCGTTGGTGATCTCACGCAGCTGGTTGGATGACAGATCCAAGTTGACAAGGTTGGTGAGGGGCTGGAAGACATTCCTCTGGAGGCTGGAAATCTTGTTCTGGGAGAGGTCCAGCTGCTGCAATGCCGGGAGGCCCCGGAAGCTGTCGTCATGGAGCGAGGTGATGCCGTTCTCGAAGGCGTACAGGTAGGCTGTGTCCAGTGGCAGGCCACTCGGGACGGTGTGGCTCCTCCGGGCCGCACAGAACACAACTTGTGGCTGGCTGCACTGGCAGCCTGAGGGACAGCCCTGAACCCGGGCTACGGGGGACAGAAGCAGCAGCGTCCACAGGATCAGGTGGTCCATGCTGGACTCTCTGTAGAGGGAAAAACCAGAGAAATGTTACCTTCCAGATGACATTGGGGGTTGGGAATCAAGTGTCTGACCCCATCACATTTCTTCTGACATGTCTGTAAGGTTACAGTCAGTCTCCATACCCCAAGGGGTTATTTGGGCAGGGCTAGGGTGGGCGAGGTAGGGCAGAGAGCTGCTCATGGGGTCATGTCTGCAGATGGTGTGTCATGCAATAGCAAACCCCTGAGAAATCTTGGGAGGGAGCGAGTCATATTGCtgggcagcagaaggtgatgggCTTAGAGAGTAAAGCCACAGAACTTGGATCTGGATTTCAAACCCTGCCCAACCCCCATTCATGGACCCAAACACCCTCAAATGTCGGGGTCCTTTTGGTGTCATTCTGGTGCCCCATGGGCAGCAGCTTGagccctgctgggggagcaggtTCTGCTGGAGAACCCAGCCTGCAGCAACCTCTCCTGCTGCAGCCAGCACGACACGCTGGATTTCCACCCCACGGGTCAGTTACTGCAAAAGGCTCACGCAGAAAGGCTTTGGCTGGGTTTCCCGTTGCTGATAAGCGACCTGTCTTAGACTGGCTCTGCAGTGTTAAGGGGGCGATGCtgggctccccttcctccctgcactcccctttCCTTTAGCCCAGCGAGGATGATTCTGATGAAGCCCGACTTGGAGAGGGATGGGCGCATACAGGTGTGAGGAAGAGGGGCAGCTAGAGAGAGCCATTCCCTATAGGGACCCAGGCTTTTCTTACAGCAACTTCCTCCGGTTTCCATGCCTCGGGCTGCCACATTTACTGGCTGTCAGATGAGGCTGGATTCCTGCAATTCCAGCTGGTTTACCAGTTCCTCGCCTCGCTGCTCAGGCCAGAGAGAGCCAGCCCGCTGTCAGCAGGGGATCACGCACTGCTGCAGCTATATCTAGACTGGGCCATCGGTACTGATGAGACTTCTGCCAGGCAGAGGGTGCCCAGGCACTTAGACcatccccctcctttctcttgaggGCTCAGTGGCCCATGGCTGGGAAACCGCCCTGCTAGGGGTCCCTGTGGCAAGCCAGCTGCAGATGAAGCGTCGTGCAGCCTTGCAGGATCAAAGGGTCCCCATGGTGCGCAGGCCCGGCACAACTGGGAGCGTTCAGTGCCATCTGCAGctcctggctgagcaggggctttgCATGTCTGACCACAGGCCCCATATCGGGACTCCTGCCGTGCTGCATCACTTTTCCTGAGCTATTGCTCATCCCTTCCTGGTTCCTGGATTCCCTTAGCGACCCCACTCTCTGGACTATTCTCACCTGCTTGCTCTGGCCGCCAGCACCCGCCATCTAATGTCCCTTCCCTCCCCGGCTCGCATTCAGAGATCCAACATTGGGCTCTCAAGGCTAGGTCACGGGTGACATGCTCCCAGCGTGCAGTGTTTGAAACCAGCCATCTGGCGCAGTGCCGGCTGGCTGGGGACAGATCCTTGCTCCGCCCCTTGGAGACCTCAGCAGGATGAGGCAGCTCCCCTGGCAGCCTGCAGTGCGGAGCTGCGGAGAGTCTGGCCAGCCTGTGCTGGAGCGTGCCTGCCATGTGCCAGCATGCACGACCAGCCCCCCATCCACTCCTGGGGCCTCTGGGACTGTGTCCTTTGACCCCTGCACAGCTGAGAGGGCTGACAGGCCCCCTTCCATCCTCCTGCCCAGCTGCCCTGCCTTGGCATCTCCCAATGTGCAATATCCGTGCATCCCAAGGGGCTTCCCAGGTGGTCTGTGGGGGTGGCGCAGTGGGAGCTGGCTCGCTGGCTCAGTACAGTGGGGTTGATTTCTTGGCTGTCCATACTCAGGCCTGGGGAGTTGATTTGCAAAGCGCCAGCGAAGACAAGGCAGGACAGTCTCTCCTCCTCACATGCATCTCACCACAGCCCCATGTGCGAGATCAGCAGGGAAGAGTCTTGCCTGATGCCATGAGCGCACGGTACCGTTCTCACTAGCAGCCAACATGAGCCTTACCCACGGAGCGGGCACTCAGCCCTTGCTGTCTGACCCACTGGCTGCCTTAGTGTCCCTGCCTGAAACAACCTAGGGTACATTTCCATGCCACAGTGCAGCGACATCGTCCAGGACAGGGAAGGGtcactgctcctcctcctcttcctcccgcACTCCCTGTGCCCGTCACCTGAATAGTCCCAgtccccggccctgctcccttcCAATCCAATCCCACACATCTCCTCAGCTCCCTCTTGCTGCTAACGGCACACCCCTGGTTTTGGCAGCTTCCTAGCACTGTCATCCATCCCGGCATGGCTCGGACAGGACCTGGCTGTTGGTGGTACTTGGCTGGCCCATCCCAGTGTTACTCAAAGCTTGGGCTCCCTcgcaggggggctgggggagagggaacatTTCATCCCAGTGACTCACATCCTCCAGCGCTCTCTTCTGTGCAGCAGGCTGAGCTCCAGGCACTGGGGACCACAGTGAGGGCCGTGCTCTAGGCTGTGGAGCGACTAGGGCTCTGAGCTTCACCTCCCAGCCTGGCACATGTCAAATCTTCCCACTGGGCAATGCCCACAAGTGCCAGCCATCGCTGGCCCCCGGGCACACCAGCTCTGGTCGCTGCTGGAACATGCCAGCGGGGGAGAGGAGCACTTGCCCCTGGCTTCATGGCCCCCTGCTTTCCCCTTTGCTGCCATCTCCTGGAGTCTGCTGCCTTCGCCCTGCAAACAGATCCCCTTAGAATAGCCAGCAAAGGCTCTGCCCGTCCCCTGGATGCTATGCTGGGCACAGCCTGGCACTAGCATAGACAAGCACTGGAAGGGCCAAGGGCCACCACCTCCGCAGCCATCTGAAATTCAATGTGTGGATCATGCCATCTTGACTCTGACAGATACACCAAGCCCAGTCCCCAGGGGAAGGAGGAAGCCCCCAAGGTCCCTTCCTACATACATGAGTTGTGGGGAGGAAATTCCAGCCCTTTGCATATCAGCAAGAGTCACCACAGACCCtctagttccctggatcctctgaGATAGGACTGGGAGGCCAGGAGCTGCCCCCTCATCCCTCCCCTGGCTGCTGGAGGGCAACTCACCCAAAGCGCAGCTGCTTTCAGCCCTGTCCCTGACCACCCGTCGGTATCAATGGGCAGTGCCCTTCCCGCTCCAACCAACAGATCACCCCAGAGGAGAGCAGCCCCAAGCACTACCGCTGGGCATGGCTGCCACCTCCATGAGCAGGGCACAGTCTGCACTCAGGAAGGGAGCTGCTTCCCTGCCTCATTGCTTCTGAAAGCTCTTTAATCACCTGCTGGCTGTCCCTGGGCGCCCCGGCGACTGCTTTCAGAACGCTCACCTTTTCTTCCCCCGTCTCTGAcgccagagcagagctggtcaCACAATTCCCATGCAGGAGCCCAAGCGCTTGGGACGGCCTGGAGAGCCCAGCTGacccatttccccctcctcccagcccatgTGCAGCCGGAGCCCCATTGCTTTGGTCAGCGCTCCTGGATCTGCCCCGAACTGTCAGACGTCCAGCAGAGACGGGAAGAGCACTACAGCCCTTGACATAGTCACTAGGACAGAGGCTGACTGGCTGCTGTGGAGCCAGGGGGCAGCAGAAGCACCGTTAGAGATGTTACAGGGGAAGTGGTGGCTGCAGGATCCACCCCCTCAACACACTGGGGCATTTCTGAGAGGTTTTTTTTACTGTTTCCAGAATTATTTCTGGGCCCACAGAATGGCATCACATTAGGGGATGCCAAGAGCTCTTCCTGCTGGGAACTCTCCAGCAGGTGCCATGGCTGTGTGTGTGCAATGCCACAGGGGAGCCAGGCGTTCCTTACGCTCTGTGCCAGTGCCTTCGAGCTTGGCTCTctccagccagagctctgcactgCAGCCGGGAGGGTGCTCGCCACACCCCCTGCGCCATGCTCACACTCAGACTAGTGCCTACTTGTCTTCTAGGCGAATGTATTGCTTCTAAAGTGACTACCCCAGCTAGGGTCAGGCATCATGCAGACAGCCACTGTCCGGTGCCCCACCCACACAGTTCTGCCAGTGACTCTGGAGCCAGGGCCATGCGATGGCAGCCTGAACTAAGCGTGTTCCCCCTCGGGACTGTGATGAGAAACCACTGTACTCTTGCCTTGTGACCCGACTACGGTGAAGTGGCAGTCGGCCGACGGCACTGAACTCCTCCGTGCTTTGCCATCCCGCCCAGCCCCTAGCTGCAATTCCTCTGCCTGGGCTCCTTGGCTGTTGTTATAGGGAGAGAACACAGCAGGGCACTCTCCAGCGAGCAATGCACTGGCACCCCCACTGACTGCTGTGAGGGCCAGGGGGCTTGGCTGATCTCACCTTGTTCCTCTGCCTCCCTCACTGGAGTGCAGAGTAACTGTCAAAAGCCTCTTGCGGTGCATTGCCCAGAGAGTCCTGCCCACGGCTCCTCAAGAGCCCTGTGACCGTCCTGCCCTGAGTGCGCCCGAGTCCCTCTTGCTCATGCTGGGCAGGGGCTAGCAAGACCTCGTGACTTGACCTCATTACTCGCCCTCCACACCTCTGGGCGGTGTTTTCAGCCCAGCACTTGGAACAACTGTTAGAGGCACCATTCACTGCTGGATTCCTTCCACCCAGAGTCCTGGCAAGGCAGCTCTGAAATCCGGCCATGCCTTAAGTCATTGCTCTGGGTGGGAGCATCCAGAGGCAGTTGGGAATGCAGGGAACATCCCTGGGCCTTGTTTAAGATGGAGCACAGAGTCTCCACTGGATTTCACCGAGTGAATCCTGGAAGGAGCTCTTCTTGCCCCCCTGGAGAATGGGCTGAGCCCTGCCTATTACCCTGGGCACCCACTCTGTAAGGAGCTGCATGTTAGAGCAGCTGACCTATGCTGCTCCCCCACTACTGCCCTGCAGCATCTCAGCTCGGGTTGCGTTGGAGCTCCCTTTCCGtatcctgctccccacccccaatatgGCTCCCCAGCACCTGGCTCAGCTGTCTGCAAGCCGGAGGGGCAGGAAATGGGCAGCTGAAGCTCAGACTGTCTCTGTGGTAACAGCAGCAGATTGCCGAGCTGGAGGGGGGGAAGCAGCTCATTGGCACGTCTCTTGTGTTTGCCCAGTGGGTGGCACTAGACCGAGGAGCAAGGAACATTGCAGCCACTTGGGGCAAGCTAAACACTAGCTAGAGATGGAGGCGCACGCCAGAGTGTTTAGAGAGGCTGATGGCATGGCTGAGAATGCTGCGAGGTCTCTGCCATTACCTGATATTTACACTCCAGTAGCACCCACACTATACTAGGTATCTGGCACCTCCccagtccctctgccccatggagcTCAGGTTGTTCCTCTCAGCTCCCGGCAGCTGGGGGTTAGGACCCTGGCCCGTGGCTCCAAAGTGAATGCCTCAGGAAGGCTGGAGGCATTTGCCAAGCTGTCATCGCTTGGTTATTATTACAATTAGATTTATTTGCAAGAACACAAGTAGCCTCCACAGGAGCTGCACTTCCAGACCCTCTGGGGATCCTTTCCGGCCAGCCTGCAAATTCAGATTCTTCTCACGGGGGTGTgagcttgggggcgggggggggggaaagagtctTTGTAACTGGTTTGCTGTGATTGGTCTGCCTGGTATCCTACCCTTGGTAAGGGCTGCCATGGTCCCCTCTCGTCCTGTGTGTGGCGCTGCTCTCCACCCCTTGGGCACACCTTCCCATTCTCTGCCCCTCAGGCAGATGTTCCGTTCTACCTACGGCCCACAGGGAGGAAATGGAGACTGGTGGAGGAATGGTGACAGGCTCCAAGCACATGGTTGAGTTTTGCAGAGGACACTTTGGAGCAATCAGACTCCATGACAGCTGTTCCCTGCGGGGAGCCCATGGGGGGGGAAGGAACACTGAGATGCCCCCGTTTAGCCATCCTCACCCAGGACATGGCCTGGGgggagccagcagcctggagggaGGGTGCAGCCCCCCAGGGAGCCAGCATACACCAAAGCACAAAGGGCCACTGGGATCACAGGGTTCTCAACCTGTCTGTCAGTCCTTTTAATAAGAGGAGTAATTACcaattgtggggagggggggagatctTCGTAAATATCAGCAGAGCTGGCATGGGCTAGACAGGCTCCAGCCAGGTAATAAATTGTGGAAtgtgcagctgggctgggggaggggggctgtggttTGCAGTCCCGACAGCCCAAAGAGCCTAGGAGGGGCTAGCAGAGGGCTACAGGGCACCAGGCCAGGGCCAGAGCTGCTCATGGCAAGGCCCGACCATGGAGAGGAAGAGGCAGGCTGCAGGAAAAGCGCTGCTGCTAGCCAGCCACActggccccgctgcccagagagGGGGCAATCAAGCTCCCCCCTGCATCACAGAGATAAGGAAAGGAGGCAGCTAGCAGGAAAAGCTCCAGGGAGGCAGGGGGGCCTGAGCTGTTCCTTTGGCCAAGCCCCATGGGATAGCATCAGGCACTCCCTGGCCTGTCTCCTCCCTCCTGCTGCCCTGTGATCTTTTACCTGCTGATGCCTCCTGTGGCCTGGAGGCTGTGGGTAATGAGAGCCAGCTGTGGCCAAAGGAGGCACTGCCAGGCCAAGTTAGCAGTGGAGGGTCCTGTTGCATtatcagcagcaggagagaggagtGGGTCTGCCTTGGTGTCCCCTCCTCCCTGGGGATTGGCCGGTCAGTGCTTGGCCTTCCCCCAACGGCCTGTTACAGAGCAGTGGGGAGCCTGCCTGACACGGGACTgacccctgcctccacccaccccaCGACCAGCTCTGCCTCCCCCCTAGCCAAAGTGCAGGGTTCCTCTGACCCAAGGCTGTGCTCACAGCCTCTCCTTACTCCAGGCACCTGCTCCAGGCCTGACCCAGCAGCACACAAGTGGCCACTGCCAGCTGCAGCCAAGCACGCCCAGCCTGCAGCCTCACCAAAGTCATTGTGTCTGAGATCCTGGGGGAGTCTGTGGCCTTGGCACGGAGATAAACCACTGGCAGAGCACGAGTGGCGCTGCTCTggctggaggggcggggggggaggggtcacacaGCTGATAAAGATGGTCCCCACTGCCTCATTCAAACAGTCGCCTTGCTGCCAGCATGCCCTAGGGATTTGCTTTGTACAGCGttctgggcaggagcaggctctTAGTGCCCACAGGCAGGATTGCTGTACAGGGCAGACAGGTGCTGTGGAGTGGCCGCTGCAGAAAGGGGTAAGGTGGGGGGGCTGTAAGAGGTGGGAAAAGGCTGTctgaactcccccccccccacctccatgtCCTTCTCCCCAGCTGTCCTCTGCACTCcccccaggggcagctcctggcCGGTAGTGCTCTCCCATCCTGGGGCTGCGTGGCCCATGGCATGGCTGTGACTAGCCCAATTCACAGCTGCAGGCTTTGGgccctgggcaggcagcctgctgtGCAGGGCAAAGGCTCCCTGCTGCTCGCCTGGCACCGGGCTGGAATTTTAAACCCCTCGGTTGTGGCCACAGGTGGCATCTGTTCCCAAGATGTGGGGACTTGAAGCAAAGAGGAATCCAGCACTTCCCCTCCTGCTTCAGCTAAAGCTGGCCTGGGTGGAgcactgagccccagcacctaggTCCCCCCGGTGAGGTAGGGAGCACCCCCAAAGAATGGCTCCTG
The nucleotide sequence above comes from Mauremys reevesii isolate NIE-2019 linkage group 10, ASM1616193v1, whole genome shotgun sequence. Encoded proteins:
- the VASN gene encoding vasorin, encoding MDHLILWTLLLLSPVARVQGCPSGCQCSQPQVVFCAARRSHTVPSGLPLDTAYLYAFENGITSLHDDSFRGLPALQQLDLSQNKISSLQRNVFQPLTNLVNLDLSSNQLREITNETFHGLRLLERLYLDRNRIQHIHPAALDTLENLLELKLQNNQLHSVPPLNLPKLLLLDISHNGIATIEAGAFHTVNIESLKIAGLGLSSLDEELFQNLNNLHELDISDNSLGRVPEVLRRLRGLTRLSLAGNTQIAQLQAENFGELPNLQELDISNLNLNTIPQDFFSLFPRLRAITAAENPFNCLCQLSWFGRWLHTSHVTLRRSEETRCHFPPKNAAKLLQHLEYADFGCPATPTPTPTLRTTSLQPAVLLTSSGHSALEPSLAAPTHESAPRQDSSTRAPHTAAQGPTSPEMQICPPRTCLNGGTCQLDAHNHLECQCPNGFSGLYCEAEIRRTTLPPITQAPTQSKQISIKQVSSTSLTVDLKNYQQAKDQLKGIRLTYRNLSGPDKRPVTLSLPTSLSEYTVRALRPNSTYHLCTGPLGEKPSEGEFCIEAHTAVQGTHQQHLPVTQSKDSNLTLMIVPALAAVLLLVIAVTAVTYYLRHRRAKAHADVGVDSSPLELEGVKTCLENRDLATHSQKLPENVAVLNGLECDVPLMHQRYPSNNNSPAVKPSYF